The Aliiroseovarius pelagivivens genome contains a region encoding:
- a CDS encoding DUF2312 domain-containing protein has protein sequence MDDQQTDSSYRVTANELRQFIERIERLDMEKKDIADQQKEVMAEAKGRGYDTKVMRKVIALRKRDANDIAEEEAVLDMYKEALGM, from the coding sequence ATGGACGATCAACAGACCGACAGCAGCTATCGCGTCACCGCAAACGAGCTTCGCCAGTTCATCGAACGCATCGAGCGTTTGGACATGGAGAAAAAGGACATTGCGGATCAGCAAAAAGAGGTCATGGCCGAAGCGAAAGGCCGCGGCTATGACACCAAGGTCATGCGCAAGGTAATTGCCCTTCGCAAGCGTGATGCCAACGACATCGCCGAAGAAGAGGCGGTACTGGATATGTACAAAGAAGCGCTGGGCATGTGA